From a region of the Balaenoptera musculus isolate JJ_BM4_2016_0621 chromosome 15, mBalMus1.pri.v3, whole genome shotgun sequence genome:
- the WFDC9 gene encoding protein WFDC9, translating into MKLWALLLIMLTCEVVMLLPALGGLKHKPFFVGGWTLPNSTVSIPAELRDIDQCWVQPSSLTYCLKRCTKAKGCSFPNHTCCWTYCGDICLDNE; encoded by the exons ATGAAGCTCTGGGCTCTCCTCCTCATCATGCTCACCTGTGAGGTTGTGATGCTTCTGCCCGCGCTGGGAGGCCTCAAGCACAAACCTTTCT TTGTGGGTGGATGGACACTGCCAAATTCTACCGTCTCAATTCCAGCTGAACTAAGAGATATTGACCAGTGCTGGGTACAGCCTTCATCATTAACGTATTGTTTAAAAAGGTGCACTAAAGCAAAGGGATGTTCCTTTCCAAATCATACATGCTGCTGGACCTACTGTGGCGACATCTGCTTGGACAATGAGTGA